The following are from one region of the Quercus robur chromosome 1, dhQueRobu3.1, whole genome shotgun sequence genome:
- the LOC126719517 gene encoding feruloyl CoA ortho-hydroxylase F6H1-3-like — protein MDPTVSTPISESSNITDLVVTNRNGVKGLSEMGLKTLPKQYIQPVEERITVSNILPQESIPIIDMSNWDEPKVSESICDAAEKWGFFQIINHGVPIEVLENVKDATHRFFNLPAEEKRKFSKENSPSNSVRFGTSFSPEAEKALEWKDYLSMFYVSEDEASALWPSACKDQVLEYMRGSKPVIQRLLEALMKRINVKEIDETKKSLLMGSKRINLNYYPICPNPELTVGIGRHSDVSTLTILLQDDIGGLYVRGNNDSWVHVPPISGSLVINVGDALQIMSNGRYKSIEHRVVANGSKNRISVPIFVNPRPDDMIGPFPEVLVGGEKALYKQILYSNYVRHFYKKAHDGKKTIEFAKI, from the exons ATGGATCCAACAGTATCAACACCTATCAGTGAGTCCTCAAATATCACTGACCTTGTCGTAACAAATCGCAATGGAGTAAAGGGTCTCTCAGAAATGGGACTCAAAACCCTCCCTAAGCAATATATCCAACCTGTAGAAGAAAGGATCACTGTGAGCAACATCTTGCCTCAAGAGTCTATACCCATCATTGATATGTCAAACTGGGACGAACCAAAAGTCTCAGAATCAATCTGTGATGCTGCAGAAAAGTGGGGTTTCTTTCAGATTATCAACCATGGAGTGCCCATTGAAGTGCTGGAGAATGTGAAGGACGCAACACATAGGTTCTTCAATTTGCCAGCTGAGGAGAAGAGGAAGTTTTCAAAAGAGAACTCACCTTCCAACAGCGTGCGGTTTGGCACAAGCTTTAGTCCTGAAGCAGAGAAGGCTCTTGAATGGAAAGATTACCTGAGCATGTTTTATGTGTCCGAGGATGAGGCCTCTGCATTGTGGCCTTCTGCGTGCAA GGATCAAGTTCTGGAATATATGAGGGGGTCTAAACCAGTTATCCAAAGGCTATTAGAGGCACTAATGAAGAGGATAAATGTGAAGGAAATTGATGAGacaaaaaaatctctcttaatGGGTTCAAAGAGGATTAACCTTAACTACTATCCTATATGTCCTAACCCTGAGCTCACCGTGGGAATAGGTCGTCATTCTGACGTGTCAACCCTTACTATCCTCCTTCAAGATGATATTGGTGGACTCTATGTGCGAGGAAACAATGATAGTTGGGTTCATGTTCCACCTATAAGCGGCTCCCTTGTGATCAATGTTGGCGATGCACTACAAATAATGAGCAATGGTCGGTACAAGAGCATTGAGCACCGTGTGGTTGCCAATGGAAGCAAGAATAGGATTTCAGTTCCTATTTTTGTTAATCCTAGGCCAGATGACATGATTGGTCCTTTTCCAGAAGTGCTTGTAGGGGGTGAGAAAGCATTATATAAGCAAATTCTGTATTCAAATTATGTGAGACATTTCTACAAGAAGGCTCATGATGGGAAGAAAACAATTGAATTTGCAAAAATATGA